In uncultured Desulfuromonas sp., the genomic stretch AACGATCATGCCCGGATCGTCCGTTTCCCCTGCGGCCCGAAACGCTATATTCGCAAAGAGAGTCTCTGGCCGCATCTCGATGTGTACATTGATAATGCCATTAAACACTTCCGTCGCCAGCGCCGAGTTCCGGATGTGATTCATGCCCATTATGCCGATGCTGGTTACGTCGGTGCGCATCTCGCCAATCTGATGGGCGTGCCCCTGGTGTTTACCGGGCATTCACTGGGGCGCGAGAAAAAACGCCTGCTGATGGCCAACGGCATGGACGAAGCTACCGTCGAAAAAAAGTATGAAATTTCACGACGCACCGAAGCTGAGGAAGTGGCGTTGGACAATGCCTTGATGGTGATTGCCAGCACCCACCAGGAGATCAAACGGCAATATTCCAGTTACGAAAATTACCGCATCAAACAGATGCAGGTCATTCCTCCCGGTGTTGATCTGGAGCGTTTTTATCCCGCCAAACGGCGTGGTCGCTACCCGGCGATTATCAACCAGCTCAAACATTTTCTCGCCGAACCGGCCAAACCCTGCATCCTGGCAATTTCCCGTGCGGATGAGCGTAAAAACATCCAATCGCTGGTGCATGCTTACGGCAAAAGCGAACGATTGCAGGAGCTGGCTAACCTGGTGATTATTGCCGGAAACCGCGACGATATTCGCCGCATGGACCGTGGCGCACGTAAAGTGTTGCAGGAGTTGCTTCTCAACATTGACACCTACGACTTATACGGCAAAGCGTGTTATCCCAAACATCATGATCCGGATGACATCCCCGAGTTTTACCGACTCGCAGCACGATTGCACGGAGTGTTCATCAATCCCGCTCTGACAGAGCCTTTTGGTCTGACCTTGATCGAAGCGGCTGCCAGCGGCCTGCCGATCATTGCCACCAACGATGGCGGACCGCGTGACATCATTGCCAACTGCCACAATGGCATGTTGGTCGACCCGTTAGATGAAGAGGACATCACCCAGGCGTTGCTGCGTGTTCTTGATGATCCGGAACAATGGAAGCGCTACGCCGGTAATGGCATCAAGGGGGTCAAAAAGCATTACTCCTGGGACAGTCATGTTCGAAAATATCTCACGACCCTTAAAAAGAAATTGAGGCTCAGACGCGTGAATCGATTTTTTGAAGCAAAACGGACCCAGATCCCTACCGCAAAAAAATTCCTTATCGCCGATATCGACAACACCCTTCTCGGCCATGAAGGGGCGACTGAACGTCTTGTTGAGGTACTCAAAAAACATCAGGGTGAGCTCGGTTTTGCCGTGGCCACCGGACGGCGCATTGAAAGTGCCCGTTCTGTGCTTAAAGAATGGAACATTCCGGAGCCCGAAGTGTTTATTTCATCCGTCGGTACGGAGGTACATTACAAAGGAGCGGAATTGCAGCTCGATGAAAGCTGGGCCAAGCACATCTCTTATCAATGGGAGCCGGAAAAAATCCGTGATTTGATCACTCCCCTGCCCGGCATTGTCACGCAGGAAAAGGCAGCGCAACGCACTTATAAAATCAGCTATTTTTACGACCCTAAAAAATCACCCACCGCCGGCGAGCTGCGGCGCATCTTGCGTCAAAAAAATCTGCACGCCAAAGTGATCATGTCGCACGGACAATTTCTCGATATCATCCCCATCCGCGCCTCAAAAGGCCATGCGGTGCGCTTTCTTGCCATGCGGTGGGGCATTGAACCGGAAGATATTATTGTTGCCGGTGACTCCGGCAATGATGAAGAGATGCTCAACGGCAACACTCTTGGTGTGGTTGTCGGGAACTACAGTAAAGAACTGAATAAACTGCACGGCAAACATGCCGTCTACTTTGCTGAGAAAACCTACGCTGACGGTATTCTGGAAGGAATGGACCATTATGGCTTTCTCGAACAACTGGAGCAGACCTCATGATCACTGAATTGAAAACACTGTTTAGCGAACACCGCCGCACACTCTATCTGTTGTGCCAGCAATTCTACACCCATGAAGACTCTCCTTTTTTGCTGCGCAGCGATTTGCATCAACTTTTTGACCTGTTTATCCAGACGGAACAAGGACAACTCCTTAAAGACAGTGCGGTTGAAGATTTGTTCTGCTCACTTCAGGAAGCCTCTAAAAACGAGCCGTGGATCTATCTGGCGGCACGCAGTACCATCGGCCATTGGAACTACTACCGACTGCACAGCGAGGAGATTGAGATTGACGAGATCGATGTCTCGGAATATCTGGAATTTAAAGAGCGCCTGGTCGGCTATGAAGCACCTTCTGATGAGTATTTGCT encodes the following:
- a CDS encoding HAD-IIB family hydrolase; this encodes MTNKRGLYVVLISIHGLIRGNDLELGRDADTGGQTKYVVELAQALGKHTDIETVELFTRQIFDERVADDYQQSEEDLNDHARIVRFPCGPKRYIRKESLWPHLDVYIDNAIKHFRRQRRVPDVIHAHYADAGYVGAHLANLMGVPLVFTGHSLGREKKRLLMANGMDEATVEKKYEISRRTEAEEVALDNALMVIASTHQEIKRQYSSYENYRIKQMQVIPPGVDLERFYPAKRRGRYPAIINQLKHFLAEPAKPCILAISRADERKNIQSLVHAYGKSERLQELANLVIIAGNRDDIRRMDRGARKVLQELLLNIDTYDLYGKACYPKHHDPDDIPEFYRLAARLHGVFINPALTEPFGLTLIEAAASGLPIIATNDGGPRDIIANCHNGMLVDPLDEEDITQALLRVLDDPEQWKRYAGNGIKGVKKHYSWDSHVRKYLTTLKKKLRLRRVNRFFEAKRTQIPTAKKFLIADIDNTLLGHEGATERLVEVLKKHQGELGFAVATGRRIESARSVLKEWNIPEPEVFISSVGTEVHYKGAELQLDESWAKHISYQWEPEKIRDLITPLPGIVTQEKAAQRTYKISYFYDPKKSPTAGELRRILRQKNLHAKVIMSHGQFLDIIPIRASKGHAVRFLAMRWGIEPEDIIVAGDSGNDEEMLNGNTLGVVVGNYSKELNKLHGKHAVYFAEKTYADGILEGMDHYGFLEQLEQTS